TCTGGATCCGGGCTTTTTTACTTACCTGATACCCTACATGAATACCGGGATACGGAGTAAAGTAAGTTGATTGCAACAATGTGGAAGTTGATTGCGAATTTAATTTCAGGTAATAAGGTGTGGTGTTAAAATCTACCCCCACGTAAAATTTTTTAGGCTCCGGATTTTTAATTTTTTGTTGTTGCGCCAAAACCGAAACAGAACTAAATAGCAAGCATAAGTAAAAGATGAAAATTTTCATATGCGATAGGTTTGAAGTGTTTAAAAATGATACTACCACCCAGATGGTATCTTTCCGTTTTTAGTTGATTGTCTATTTTTATATATTTTTAAAAACCTGACACGCCGCTCCGCCAAGTTGGCAGATGAAACAAAATTTGCTTTTATCGTGTTTTTACGATAAGTTTACAAAACTTTCTTACTTTTTAAAACTAATTACCCGTTTTAGAGTTATAAGAAAGTAAGCCGATCTGGCAGATAGTTTAGATTGGGCTTATATTTGAGGCAAACACCCTTGTAATACATATTTAAACTTTAATGCTTAATTTTAAAAGTTATGGCACACAAAGCAATTGAAATAACCGATGCAAACTTTGATGAGATTATCAATTCTGATAAACCAGTACTCGTAGACTTTTGGGCTGAATGGTGCGGACCTTGCCGCATGGTTGGTCCGGTAGTAGAACAATTAGCGGGCGAGTACGAAGGCAAAGTAGTAGTGGGCAAAGTAGACGTTGACGCTAACCCACAGACTTCGGCTAAGTTTGGCATTCGCAGCATCCCTACCCTGCTGGTTTTCAAAAACGGTCAGGTAGTAGATAAGCAAGTAGGTGCCGTACCAAAAGCCGCTCTAGCCCAGAAACTCGACGCACAAATCGCTTAAAAATTAATATTTTTAAAAAACTAGCTTCGTGCTAGTAAAACAAAAAGGCAGTAGGAATACCTACTGCCTTTTTGTTTTAAAACTACTTTTATTAAACGTGCGTCCGAGATTAGCCAATCTGCTTCATCTACGTTAAAATACAAGTCACAGAAGTAAATCCGCTC
The sequence above is a segment of the Adhaeribacter swui genome. Coding sequences within it:
- the trxA gene encoding thioredoxin — protein: MAHKAIEITDANFDEIINSDKPVLVDFWAEWCGPCRMVGPVVEQLAGEYEGKVVVGKVDVDANPQTSAKFGIRSIPTLLVFKNGQVVDKQVGAVPKAALAQKLDAQIA